A stretch of the Takifugu flavidus isolate HTHZ2018 chromosome 1, ASM371156v2, whole genome shotgun sequence genome encodes the following:
- the LOC130527213 gene encoding centrosome-associated protein CEP250-like isoform X2 → MLHRSFCVLFAFMKKETVEQQVSNLSPKRKGIRQELKNKERELLQVKEALRVSLDEMTKMKVLQGSLTQKTEVLEKDRDPLSLPVDQNEADTIGQMERPHQMEQSVKMKTIPDQHNMTDRLVVLQHLAAQLELQKKQLKRKNSQLENQNENLKRERHALRDTLRKVDEERLRFRKQLMEIKRFQFAGTVEEDVLRRKVSELEDQIIQLRHLFTEAHQERVEFIQQSSQNSLSLLALHHNLTNSLTVVTQCPIPSVLESETQRLDCSLREEFQMCFSQP, encoded by the exons atgcTGCATAGATCGTTTTGTGTTCTTTTTGCtttcatgaaaaaagaaacCGTCGAGCAACAG GTATCAAATCTGAGTCCAAAGAGGAAGGGAATAAGACAGGAGCTTAAGAACAAGGAGCGGGAGCTTCTGCAAGTAAAAGAAGCTCTGAGAGTTTCACTGGATGAAATGACCAAAATGAAAGTTCTGCAG GGATCTCTCACTCAGAAGACAGAGGTCCTGGAGAAAGACAGGGATCCTCTCTCCTTGCCTGTGGATCAAAATGAGGCAGATACGATTGGCCAAATGGAAAGACCACACCAAATGGAACAAAGTGTGAAAATGAAGACTATCCCAGACCAG CACAATATGACCGACAGACTGGTGGTTCTGCAGCATTTGgcagcacagctggagctgcaaaagaaacaattaaaaaggaaaaactcgCAACTGGAAAATCAGAATGAAAACCTGAAGAGGGAAAGACACGCATTAAGAGACACACTGAGAAAG GTGGACGAAGAGCGATTAAGATTTAGAAAGCAGCTGATGGAGATAAAAAGATTTCAG TTTGCAGGCACTGTGGAAGAAGACGTGCTAAGACGAAAAGTGAGCGAGCTGGAGGACCAG ATAATTCAGCTACGCCATTTATTCACTGAGGCccaccaggagagggtggagtTTATCCAGCAATCCTCCCAAAACAGTTTATCACTACTTGCGCTTCATCATAATCTCACTAATTCGTTGACTGTCGTCACACAATGTCCAATCCCATCTGTCCTCGAGTCTGAGACGCAACGATTAGACTGTAGTCTAAGGGAGGAGTTTCAGATGTGTTTCAGCCAACCATAA
- the LOC130527213 gene encoding centrosome-associated protein CEP250-like isoform X3 gives MLHRSFCVLFAFMKKETVEQQVSNLSPKRKGIRQELKNKERELLQVKEALRVSLDEMTKMKVLQGSLTQKTEVLEKDRDPLSLPVDQNEADTIGQMERPHQMEQSVKMKTIPDQVDEERLRFRKQLMEIKRFQKFAGTVEEDVLRRKVSELEDQIIQLRHLFTEAHQERVEFIQQSSQNSLSLLALHHNLTNSLTVVTQCPIPSVLESETQRLDCSLREEFQMCFSQP, from the exons atgcTGCATAGATCGTTTTGTGTTCTTTTTGCtttcatgaaaaaagaaacCGTCGAGCAACAG GTATCAAATCTGAGTCCAAAGAGGAAGGGAATAAGACAGGAGCTTAAGAACAAGGAGCGGGAGCTTCTGCAAGTAAAAGAAGCTCTGAGAGTTTCACTGGATGAAATGACCAAAATGAAAGTTCTGCAG GGATCTCTCACTCAGAAGACAGAGGTCCTGGAGAAAGACAGGGATCCTCTCTCCTTGCCTGTGGATCAAAATGAGGCAGATACGATTGGCCAAATGGAAAGACCACACCAAATGGAACAAAGTGTGAAAATGAAGACTATCCCAGACCAG GTGGACGAAGAGCGATTAAGATTTAGAAAGCAGCTGATGGAGATAAAAAGATTTCAG AAGTTTGCAGGCACTGTGGAAGAAGACGTGCTAAGACGAAAAGTGAGCGAGCTGGAGGACCAG ATAATTCAGCTACGCCATTTATTCACTGAGGCccaccaggagagggtggagtTTATCCAGCAATCCTCCCAAAACAGTTTATCACTACTTGCGCTTCATCATAATCTCACTAATTCGTTGACTGTCGTCACACAATGTCCAATCCCATCTGTCCTCGAGTCTGAGACGCAACGATTAGACTGTAGTCTAAGGGAGGAGTTTCAGATGTGTTTCAGCCAACCATAA
- the LOC130527213 gene encoding centrosome-associated protein CEP250-like isoform X1 yields the protein MLHRSFCVLFAFMKKETVEQQVSNLSPKRKGIRQELKNKERELLQVKEALRVSLDEMTKMKVLQGSLTQKTEVLEKDRDPLSLPVDQNEADTIGQMERPHQMEQSVKMKTIPDQHNMTDRLVVLQHLAAQLELQKKQLKRKNSQLENQNENLKRERHALRDTLRKVDEERLRFRKQLMEIKRFQKFAGTVEEDVLRRKVSELEDQIIQLRHLFTEAHQERVEFIQQSSQNSLSLLALHHNLTNSLTVVTQCPIPSVLESETQRLDCSLREEFQMCFSQP from the exons atgcTGCATAGATCGTTTTGTGTTCTTTTTGCtttcatgaaaaaagaaacCGTCGAGCAACAG GTATCAAATCTGAGTCCAAAGAGGAAGGGAATAAGACAGGAGCTTAAGAACAAGGAGCGGGAGCTTCTGCAAGTAAAAGAAGCTCTGAGAGTTTCACTGGATGAAATGACCAAAATGAAAGTTCTGCAG GGATCTCTCACTCAGAAGACAGAGGTCCTGGAGAAAGACAGGGATCCTCTCTCCTTGCCTGTGGATCAAAATGAGGCAGATACGATTGGCCAAATGGAAAGACCACACCAAATGGAACAAAGTGTGAAAATGAAGACTATCCCAGACCAG CACAATATGACCGACAGACTGGTGGTTCTGCAGCATTTGgcagcacagctggagctgcaaaagaaacaattaaaaaggaaaaactcgCAACTGGAAAATCAGAATGAAAACCTGAAGAGGGAAAGACACGCATTAAGAGACACACTGAGAAAG GTGGACGAAGAGCGATTAAGATTTAGAAAGCAGCTGATGGAGATAAAAAGATTTCAG AAGTTTGCAGGCACTGTGGAAGAAGACGTGCTAAGACGAAAAGTGAGCGAGCTGGAGGACCAG ATAATTCAGCTACGCCATTTATTCACTGAGGCccaccaggagagggtggagtTTATCCAGCAATCCTCCCAAAACAGTTTATCACTACTTGCGCTTCATCATAATCTCACTAATTCGTTGACTGTCGTCACACAATGTCCAATCCCATCTGTCCTCGAGTCTGAGACGCAACGATTAGACTGTAGTCTAAGGGAGGAGTTTCAGATGTGTTTCAGCCAACCATAA
- the LOC130527213 gene encoding centrosome-associated protein CEP250-like isoform X4, giving the protein MLHRSFCVLFAFMKKETVEQQVSNLSPKRKGIRQELKNKERELLQVKEALRVSLDEMTKMKVLQGSLTQKTEVLEKDRDPLSLPVDQNEADTIGQMERPHQMEQSVKMKTIPDQVDEERLRFRKQLMEIKRFQFAGTVEEDVLRRKVSELEDQIIQLRHLFTEAHQERVEFIQQSSQNSLSLLALHHNLTNSLTVVTQCPIPSVLESETQRLDCSLREEFQMCFSQP; this is encoded by the exons atgcTGCATAGATCGTTTTGTGTTCTTTTTGCtttcatgaaaaaagaaacCGTCGAGCAACAG GTATCAAATCTGAGTCCAAAGAGGAAGGGAATAAGACAGGAGCTTAAGAACAAGGAGCGGGAGCTTCTGCAAGTAAAAGAAGCTCTGAGAGTTTCACTGGATGAAATGACCAAAATGAAAGTTCTGCAG GGATCTCTCACTCAGAAGACAGAGGTCCTGGAGAAAGACAGGGATCCTCTCTCCTTGCCTGTGGATCAAAATGAGGCAGATACGATTGGCCAAATGGAAAGACCACACCAAATGGAACAAAGTGTGAAAATGAAGACTATCCCAGACCAG GTGGACGAAGAGCGATTAAGATTTAGAAAGCAGCTGATGGAGATAAAAAGATTTCAG TTTGCAGGCACTGTGGAAGAAGACGTGCTAAGACGAAAAGTGAGCGAGCTGGAGGACCAG ATAATTCAGCTACGCCATTTATTCACTGAGGCccaccaggagagggtggagtTTATCCAGCAATCCTCCCAAAACAGTTTATCACTACTTGCGCTTCATCATAATCTCACTAATTCGTTGACTGTCGTCACACAATGTCCAATCCCATCTGTCCTCGAGTCTGAGACGCAACGATTAGACTGTAGTCTAAGGGAGGAGTTTCAGATGTGTTTCAGCCAACCATAA